One window of the Candidatus Eisenbacteria bacterium genome contains the following:
- a CDS encoding MBL fold metallo-hydrolase — protein sequence MVRRLVRGLVVLVLLAVAAVAGLLLWTHWLVQREHAPLPLVADVIDLGKAQDLPIKVSVIETAHQPMPRSSVLDPNRDPKPQAPYLMTHPAFVVEWSDGRLLLIDTGLTRQGAIEFGDLIQRFGGAGPIEPLKTTAAALGDAAARVKGVVFTHLHIDHVDGLRELCPRVGHGIKVFMTAPQLDVWTFTTSEGMRIVEDAGCTERVRIGGQPLLMLDGFPGVAVIAAGGHTPGSQIVAVAVQDPSGTPKLYLFAGDTANAIDGVREDISKPLLYRMVMVPEDDDRLGELRRYLHAFEKDYGFTVVVSHDAGHLKETGIPAWQ from the coding sequence GTGGTCAGGCGGTTGGTCAGGGGGCTGGTGGTGCTCGTGCTGCTCGCCGTGGCAGCCGTCGCCGGCCTCCTCCTGTGGACCCACTGGCTGGTGCAGCGCGAGCACGCGCCGCTGCCGCTCGTCGCCGACGTGATCGACCTCGGGAAGGCGCAGGATCTGCCGATCAAGGTCTCCGTCATCGAGACCGCGCACCAGCCGATGCCGCGCTCGTCGGTGCTCGATCCGAACCGCGATCCGAAGCCGCAGGCGCCCTACCTGATGACCCACCCCGCGTTCGTCGTGGAGTGGAGCGACGGGCGTCTCCTGCTGATCGACACCGGTCTCACGCGACAGGGCGCGATCGAGTTCGGCGATCTCATCCAGCGCTTCGGCGGCGCGGGGCCGATCGAGCCGCTCAAGACGACGGCCGCCGCGCTCGGCGACGCCGCGGCGCGCGTGAAGGGCGTCGTGTTCACGCACCTTCACATCGATCACGTGGATGGCCTGCGCGAGCTCTGCCCGCGCGTGGGGCACGGGATCAAGGTGTTCATGACCGCGCCGCAGCTCGACGTGTGGACGTTCACGACCTCCGAGGGCATGCGCATCGTCGAGGACGCCGGCTGCACCGAGCGCGTGCGCATCGGCGGTCAGCCGCTCCTCATGCTCGACGGGTTCCCGGGCGTCGCCGTCATCGCCGCCGGTGGCCACACGCCCGGCAGCCAGATCGTCGCCGTGGCCGTACAGGATCCGAGCGGGACGCCGAAGCTCTACCTCTTCGCCGGCGACACCGCGAACGCCATCGACGGCGTGCGCGAGGACATCTCGAAGCCGCTGCTCTACCGCATGGTGATGGTGCCCGAGGACGACGATCGCCTGGGCGAGCTGCGGCGCTACCTGCACGCGTTCGAGAAGGACTACGGCTTCACGGTCGTCGTCTCGCACGACGCCGGCCACCTGAAGGAGACCGGCATCCCCGCCTGGCAGTAG